In Prunus dulcis chromosome 2, ALMONDv2, whole genome shotgun sequence, a single genomic region encodes these proteins:
- the LOC117618233 gene encoding metalloendoproteinase 4-MMP-like: protein MSLLFSYSLSLFFFFFFFFLNLHALRASPDTGILSSEHTNHHFTLHGTRRYVYFTGKPRWVRPMTPMTLTYAFSPDNMINSLSLSDIRQVFKRAFARWASVIPVSFAESEDYGFADIRIGFYSGDHGDGEPFDGVLGILAHSFSPESGRLHLDAAETWAVDFGTEKSPVAVDLESVATHEIGHLLGLGHSLVKEAIMYPNLKPRDKKVDLQRDDIEGVQALYGSNPNYTVGDLSESYISTNLAVDFRTSRQSKWANFILALIIICLCICN, encoded by the coding sequence ATGTCTCTGTTATTCAGTTATTCCctctcccttttctttttcttcttcttcttcttcctcaaccTCCATGCTCTGAGGGCCAGTCCCGACACCGGAATCTTATCATCAGAGCATACAAATCATCACTTCACGTTGCATGGCACACGACGTTACGTCTACTTTACAGGAAAACCTAGGTGGGTGCGTCCCATGACGCCCATGACACTCACCTACGCTTTCTCTCCTGACAACATGATCAACTCCTTGAGCTTGTCCGATATACGACAGGTGTTCAAACGGGCTTTTGCCAGATGGGCATCCGTGATTCCGGTGAGCTTCGCCGAGTCCGAGGACTATGGCTTCGCGGACATCAGAATAGGGTTTTATAGTGGTGATCATGGGGACGGAGAGCCGTTTGATGGGGTGCTTGGGATTTTAGCCCACTCGTTTTCACCGGAGAGCGGACGGCTCCACCTCGATGCAGCGGAGACGTGGGCGGTGGACTTTGGGACGGAGAAGTCCCCGGTGGCCGTGGACTTGGAGTCGGTGGCCACGCATGAGATTGGTCATTTGCTAGGGTTAGGGCATAGTTTGGTGAAAGAGGCTATAATGTACCCGAATTTAAAGCCTAGGGATAAAAAGGTTGATTTGCAGCGTGATGATATTGAAGGAGTGCAAGCTCTGTACGGATCTAATCCAAATTATACGGTTGGAGATTTATCGGAGTCATACATTTCGACAAATTTGGCCGTGGATTTCAGAACTTCTAGACAATCAAAATGGGCCAATTTCATCCTGGCTTTGATCATAATCTGTTTGTGCATATGTAATTGA